The following are from one region of the Phycisphaerales bacterium genome:
- the recA gene encoding recombinase RecA, which yields MARTKGSAGSATAEKSSKSGAKTDEKSNGAVEVVAPEKDKGDAKAPTTTAPQKAEPSPEKAKALNLAVGQIERNFGKGAIMRLDENAALNIPGISTGALSLDLALGGRGIPRGRIVEIFGPESSGKTTLALTVAAHAQQSGGVAAFIDAEHALDPSWARRLGVNIDDLLVSQPDTGEQALEICELLVRSNAVDVIVVDSVAALIPRAEIEGEMGDSHVGLQARLMSQAMRKLTGIIARSNCTVIFINQIREKIGVMFGSPETTPGGRALKFYSSVRIDIRRIGSIKEGDEAVGNRVRAKVVKNKVAPPFRQTEFDIMFNEGISISGDLIDLGVEYKVVDKSGAWFSYGEVRLGQGRENSKQFIRENPDLAKEIRSKVLERYIARAQAKEQGGKR from the coding sequence ATGGCACGCACGAAGGGTTCTGCCGGTTCCGCGACCGCCGAGAAGTCCTCGAAGTCTGGCGCCAAGACGGACGAAAAGTCCAACGGCGCCGTCGAGGTCGTTGCCCCCGAGAAGGACAAGGGCGACGCCAAGGCCCCCACCACCACCGCCCCTCAGAAAGCCGAACCAAGCCCCGAGAAGGCCAAGGCGTTGAACCTGGCCGTCGGGCAGATCGAGCGCAACTTCGGCAAGGGCGCGATCATGCGCCTGGACGAGAACGCGGCGCTCAACATCCCGGGCATCAGCACCGGCGCACTCTCGCTCGACCTGGCCCTGGGCGGGCGCGGCATCCCGCGAGGCCGCATCGTTGAGATATTCGGCCCCGAATCCAGCGGTAAGACGACCCTGGCGCTGACGGTGGCGGCCCATGCCCAGCAGAGCGGCGGCGTGGCGGCGTTCATCGATGCCGAGCACGCGCTGGACCCCTCCTGGGCCCGCCGCCTGGGCGTGAACATCGATGATCTGCTGGTGAGCCAGCCCGACACGGGCGAGCAGGCGCTGGAGATCTGCGAGCTGCTGGTGCGGTCCAACGCTGTGGACGTCATCGTGGTCGACTCGGTCGCGGCGTTGATCCCCAGGGCCGAGATCGAGGGCGAGATGGGCGACAGCCACGTGGGCCTCCAGGCGCGGCTCATGAGCCAGGCCATGCGCAAGCTCACCGGCATCATCGCCCGAAGCAACTGCACGGTGATCTTCATCAACCAGATCCGCGAGAAGATCGGCGTGATGTTCGGCAGCCCCGAGACCACCCCCGGCGGGCGGGCCCTGAAGTTCTACAGCTCGGTGCGCATCGACATCCGCCGCATCGGCTCGATCAAGGAGGGCGACGAGGCCGTGGGCAACCGCGTGCGCGCCAAGGTGGTGAAGAACAAGGTGGCCCCGCCCTTCCGACAGACCGAGTTCGACATCATGTTTAACGAGGGCATCAGCATCTCGGGCGACCTGATCGACCTGGGCGTGGAGTACAAGGTCGTCGACAAGAGCGGCGCCTGGTTCAGCTACGGCGAGGTGCGGCTGGGCCAGGGCCGGGAGAACTCCAAGCAGTTCATCCGCGAGAATCCGGACCTGGCCAAGGAGATCCGCTCCAAGGTGCTCGAGCGGTACATCGCGCGAGCCCAGGCCAAGGAGCAGGGCGGCAAGCGGTAG
- a CDS encoding HupE/UreJ family protein: MIRLCLTLVLCMAACASAHPTLATVAVVEIDRGARGGEIELRVTHDVLAYALNDTSERVMDWQMYDLLEGPPGVLGAALHESRERFAASFQVTVDGVPVSMAVVSAPTLETVDAWRLENPSLRFPLAGEFVLRGTLPATAAELAIRGPYVLDQMLLSVHRPGREAMIMHVPTGEWSAAIDVAYVGSTTPLVPSDAHTSRRTSVRAGSSHALDGYVGFFDRATMPQLFVLALVLLGLRFEQHVAGMSALLVGLGGAFGLVSVGAIDAAPKMLDVATPASVVVLAIAGLVSSDRARGWTSPLLLLGLLQGASLATDPTIAALPDHDRWTSVAGMSLGLAAGCVTVFFALCLVLGWLRRAPWFRAWIAVPTLAVVLLVSAWSMASSMIGV, translated from the coding sequence ATGATCCGCTTGTGCCTCACGCTCGTGCTCTGCATGGCTGCATGTGCGAGCGCACACCCGACGCTGGCGACCGTGGCAGTGGTAGAGATCGACCGGGGCGCCCGCGGCGGTGAGATCGAGCTGCGCGTCACGCACGATGTACTGGCCTATGCGCTCAACGACACGTCCGAGCGGGTGATGGACTGGCAGATGTACGACTTGCTGGAGGGCCCGCCCGGCGTGCTCGGCGCCGCGTTGCACGAGAGTCGCGAGCGGTTCGCGGCCAGCTTCCAGGTCACGGTGGACGGCGTGCCCGTTTCCATGGCCGTCGTCAGCGCGCCGACGCTCGAAACGGTCGATGCCTGGAGGCTGGAGAACCCCTCGCTCCGATTTCCACTGGCCGGTGAGTTCGTCCTTCGCGGCACGCTCCCTGCAACAGCCGCAGAGCTGGCGATTCGCGGTCCGTACGTCCTCGACCAGATGCTGCTGTCGGTGCATCGACCCGGTCGCGAAGCGATGATCATGCACGTGCCCACCGGCGAGTGGTCGGCGGCCATCGACGTCGCGTACGTGGGCTCGACTACCCCGCTTGTTCCATCAGATGCTCACACTTCCAGACGAACGTCCGTTCGTGCCGGCTCGTCTCACGCCCTGGACGGCTACGTGGGATTCTTCGATCGTGCGACGATGCCGCAGTTGTTCGTGCTCGCGCTGGTCCTGCTGGGGCTGAGATTCGAGCAGCACGTCGCGGGTATGAGCGCTTTGCTCGTGGGGCTCGGGGGGGCATTCGGCCTGGTGTCGGTCGGGGCCATCGACGCCGCTCCGAAGATGCTCGACGTCGCGACGCCCGCGTCGGTCGTCGTCCTGGCGATCGCCGGCCTGGTGAGCAGCGACCGCGCACGCGGATGGACCAGTCCCTTGCTGTTGCTCGGTTTGCTCCAGGGCGCCAGCCTGGCGACCGATCCGACGATTGCCGCCCTGCCAGACCACGATCGGTGGACGTCCGTTGCCGGCATGAGCCTGGGCCTGGCGGCGGGGTGCGTGACGGTGTTCTTCGCGCTCTGCCTCGTCCTCGGATGGCTGCGGCGTGCGCCATGGTTTCGCGCATGGATCGCCGTCCCAACCCTGGCTGTCGTGCTGCTCGTCTCGGCCTGGTCGATGGCATCGTCGATGATCGGCGTTTGA
- a CDS encoding glycoside hydrolase family 38 C-terminal domain-containing protein, translated as MTSILVAAAGMALAATTLAAAQEQDAPGPDPATLDLTEPTLFVVGYAHLDTQWRWTYFDTIREFIPNTLHQNFDRFEKFPGYVFNFGGSRRFEMMEEYYPEDFETLKKYVAQGRWFPSGSAVDENDANVPSGESQIRHVLYGNKYARDTFGVTSNEFMLPDCFGFPAALPSLLAHCGLEGFSTQKLTWNAVTPIPFKVGVWEGPDGESIIAALDPGAYVGDVRNDLSMDEGWLTRINNNGDASGVYVDYHYYGVGDQGGAPREASVAMVEQSVAHSKNADAKINVIAQRADLMFEAITPEQRDALPTYKGELQLIEHSAGSISSQAYMKRWNRKNEQLADAAEKAAVGAMLLGARDYPGQRLQDAWELVLGSQMHDILPGTSVPLAYDLSWNDEVIAANQFGAVLTDAASVIISAMDTSAEGTPIVVYNPVSWERTDIVEAELTFEGPTPKAVVVLDAHGQPVPAQLLWVDDAHGYARVAFVASAPSIGFATYDVRLSEAGFPGQPSELSIAPDGRRLENASYIVKLNAQGDVESIFDKQADTELLSAPARIGLHYENPSQWPAWNMDWEDRQLPAKAFVGEEGPVEFEVIENGPARVAVEVTRQAEGSTFTQRIRLGAGSDRVEFDTDIDWNTRERSVRAAFPLTASNPKATYDIHLGTIERGNGHPRQYEYLFHQWFDLTDTSGSHGTTVMCDSKYAADKPDDNTVRLTLLFTPGVRGGYPDQQSQDLGRHHVLYAVQGHAGDWREGESYQHAAALNQPLIPFRTTSHSGELGKTISLLSVDDPAVSVQAMKKAEDTGEIVIRLREHTGRPAKNVTISSGIGAITNARQIDGQERPMADLEARDGTLTTSLGGYGLEAIALSIQDVSSSVATPKARSIELPFNTDAMTANADRASGAFTGDGRSYPAEMLPDTITLGGVDFDLGNHDAPNALRCQGQEITLPEGDYDTLYLLLASSEDDAHAFLNINGSETYLSAQAWDGYVGQWDRREWPGDVTNPRYPWGRTDIIGLTPGFIKHDEIAWYASHHHTDDSDAIYRYCYLFRKAIALPEGARTITLPDDPRITIFAATVANVGHSATPARALFDTLSDHQYRPPTIQVDATPGGADGTHTDTIEATIQPSLYWKPGSFRYTTDGREPTADSPAYERPIVLNQTTTIRAAMLNDDGSVGPVQQQIIRVNDQTKPRVEEVLAMYATPRIRLSFSEPVQAIAASDVSIDPAIEIRGVSMGEDGRTAMLELADAPDAGTPYSLNLARVQDASPAANTLSNDMHTLVVSGPTFGLDTISKNLYGSTLEDVGQLPVAAGDAWTMNVWVRFDEQPDNRTLLVGFGNCDARTGGQARYFAKFASGVHLWSHNQDVPSRTAYDTGRWQMITATYDGEVGRLYKDGKLIGERAVRLADDESKVLIAPVDPWDGRYRYEGDLANLTIWDQALTEHAINTLMSQPPQ; from the coding sequence ATGACCAGCATCCTTGTGGCGGCGGCGGGCATGGCACTGGCGGCGACGACCCTCGCGGCTGCTCAGGAGCAGGACGCCCCCGGGCCAGACCCCGCCACCCTCGACCTGACCGAGCCCACCCTCTTCGTCGTTGGCTACGCCCACCTGGACACCCAGTGGCGCTGGACCTACTTCGACACCATTCGCGAGTTCATTCCCAACACGCTGCACCAGAACTTCGACCGCTTCGAGAAGTTCCCCGGCTACGTCTTCAATTTCGGTGGCTCCCGCCGCTTCGAGATGATGGAGGAGTACTACCCCGAAGACTTCGAAACCCTCAAGAAGTATGTCGCCCAGGGCCGCTGGTTCCCCTCGGGCTCGGCCGTCGACGAGAACGACGCCAACGTGCCCTCTGGTGAGTCCCAGATCCGCCACGTCCTCTACGGCAACAAGTACGCCCGCGATACGTTCGGCGTCACCAGCAACGAATTCATGCTGCCCGACTGCTTCGGCTTCCCCGCGGCGCTGCCCAGCCTGCTGGCCCACTGCGGGCTCGAGGGCTTCAGCACGCAGAAGCTCACCTGGAACGCCGTCACACCGATTCCCTTCAAGGTGGGCGTGTGGGAGGGGCCCGACGGTGAGTCGATCATCGCCGCCCTCGACCCCGGCGCCTACGTGGGCGACGTTCGCAACGACCTCTCGATGGACGAGGGCTGGCTCACCCGCATCAACAACAACGGCGACGCGTCGGGCGTCTACGTCGATTACCACTACTACGGCGTGGGCGATCAGGGCGGTGCGCCCCGCGAAGCCTCGGTCGCGATGGTCGAGCAGAGCGTGGCCCACAGCAAGAACGCTGACGCAAAGATCAACGTCATCGCCCAGCGGGCCGACCTCATGTTCGAGGCTATCACGCCCGAGCAGCGCGACGCCCTGCCCACTTACAAGGGCGAGCTCCAGCTCATCGAGCACTCGGCCGGCAGCATCTCGTCCCAGGCCTACATGAAGCGATGGAACCGCAAGAACGAGCAGCTCGCCGACGCCGCCGAGAAGGCGGCCGTGGGCGCCATGCTGCTGGGCGCCCGCGACTACCCCGGCCAGCGGCTGCAGGACGCGTGGGAGCTCGTGCTGGGCTCGCAGATGCACGACATCCTGCCCGGCACCAGCGTGCCGCTCGCGTACGATCTGAGCTGGAATGACGAAGTCATCGCCGCCAATCAGTTCGGCGCGGTCCTCACCGACGCGGCTTCGGTCATCATCAGCGCGATGGATACCTCGGCCGAGGGCACGCCCATCGTCGTCTACAACCCGGTCTCGTGGGAGCGCACCGACATCGTCGAGGCCGAGCTGACCTTCGAGGGCCCGACGCCCAAGGCCGTGGTCGTGCTCGATGCCCATGGCCAGCCCGTGCCCGCGCAGCTCCTTTGGGTCGATGACGCCCATGGCTACGCCCGCGTCGCCTTCGTCGCCAGCGCGCCTTCGATCGGCTTCGCGACCTACGACGTCCGCCTGAGCGAGGCCGGTTTCCCGGGCCAGCCCAGCGAACTCAGCATCGCGCCCGACGGCCGCCGCCTCGAGAACGCAAGCTACATTGTCAAGCTCAACGCTCAGGGCGACGTCGAGTCCATCTTCGATAAGCAGGCCGATACCGAGTTGCTCAGCGCCCCCGCGCGCATCGGCCTGCACTACGAGAATCCAAGCCAGTGGCCCGCGTGGAACATGGACTGGGAAGACCGCCAGCTCCCCGCCAAGGCATTCGTCGGCGAGGAAGGCCCGGTCGAGTTCGAGGTCATCGAGAACGGTCCGGCCCGCGTGGCCGTCGAGGTGACCAGGCAGGCCGAGGGCTCGACCTTTACCCAGCGCATCCGCCTGGGCGCCGGCAGCGATCGTGTCGAGTTCGATACCGACATCGATTGGAATACGCGCGAGCGCAGCGTCCGAGCCGCCTTCCCGCTGACGGCCAGCAACCCGAAGGCCACCTACGACATCCACCTGGGCACGATCGAGCGAGGCAACGGCCACCCGCGCCAGTACGAGTACCTCTTCCACCAATGGTTCGACCTGACCGACACCAGCGGCAGCCACGGCACGACCGTGATGTGCGACAGCAAGTACGCCGCCGACAAGCCAGACGACAACACCGTCCGCCTCACGCTGCTGTTCACTCCCGGCGTCCGCGGCGGCTACCCCGACCAGCAGAGCCAGGACCTGGGCCGCCACCACGTGCTCTACGCCGTGCAGGGCCACGCCGGCGACTGGCGCGAGGGTGAGAGCTACCAGCACGCCGCCGCGCTTAACCAGCCGCTCATCCCGTTCCGCACGACCTCGCACAGCGGCGAGTTGGGCAAAACAATCTCGCTCCTGAGCGTCGATGACCCCGCCGTCAGCGTGCAGGCCATGAAGAAGGCCGAGGACACCGGCGAGATCGTCATCCGGTTGCGCGAGCACACCGGCAGACCCGCGAAGAACGTCACCATCTCCAGCGGTATCGGCGCTATCACCAACGCCCGACAGATCGATGGCCAGGAACGGCCCATGGCTGACCTGGAGGCCCGCGACGGCACGCTCACGACGAGCCTGGGCGGGTATGGCCTCGAGGCAATCGCCCTGAGCATCCAAGACGTTTCGTCGAGCGTGGCAACGCCCAAGGCCCGAAGCATCGAACTGCCCTTCAACACCGATGCCATGACGGCCAATGCCGACCGCGCTTCCGGCGCCTTCACCGGCGACGGCCGCTCGTACCCCGCCGAGATGCTGCCCGACACCATCACGCTGGGCGGCGTCGACTTTGATCTGGGCAACCATGACGCGCCGAACGCACTGCGGTGCCAGGGCCAGGAGATCACTCTGCCCGAGGGCGATTACGACACGCTGTACCTGCTGCTGGCCTCGAGCGAAGACGACGCCCACGCGTTCCTCAACATCAACGGCAGCGAGACCTACCTCTCCGCCCAGGCCTGGGACGGTTACGTGGGCCAGTGGGACCGCCGCGAGTGGCCCGGCGACGTCACCAACCCACGCTACCCTTGGGGCCGCACCGACATCATCGGCCTCACGCCCGGATTCATCAAGCACGACGAGATCGCCTGGTACGCCTCGCACCACCACACGGATGATTCCGACGCGATCTACCGCTATTGCTATCTCTTCCGCAAGGCGATCGCACTGCCCGAGGGCGCACGCACCATCACGCTGCCCGACGACCCGCGCATCACGATCTTCGCGGCCACGGTCGCCAACGTTGGTCACTCGGCCACGCCGGCAAGGGCGCTCTTCGACACGCTCAGCGATCACCAGTACCGCCCGCCGACCATCCAGGTGGATGCAACGCCCGGTGGCGCCGACGGCACGCACACCGACACCATCGAAGCCACCATCCAGCCCAGCCTCTACTGGAAGCCCGGCTCGTTCCGCTACACGACCGATGGCCGCGAACCGACCGCCGATTCGCCCGCCTACGAGCGGCCGATCGTCCTCAACCAGACGACGACGATCCGCGCCGCCATGCTCAACGACGACGGCAGCGTGGGCCCCGTCCAGCAGCAGATCATCCGAGTAAACGACCAGACCAAGCCCCGCGTCGAGGAGGTGCTGGCGATGTACGCCACGCCGCGCATCCGCCTGAGCTTTTCCGAGCCCGTGCAGGCGATCGCCGCCAGCGATGTATCGATCGATCCTGCCATCGAGATCCGAGGCGTATCGATGGGCGAAGACGGTCGGACCGCGATGCTCGAACTCGCCGACGCGCCCGACGCCGGCACGCCCTACTCCCTGAACCTGGCGCGCGTGCAGGATGCTTCGCCCGCCGCCAACACGCTTTCGAACGACATGCACACGCTCGTTGTCTCGGGGCCGACCTTCGGGCTCGACACGATCTCGAAGAACCTGTATGGCTCCACCCTCGAGGACGTCGGTCAACTCCCCGTTGCCGCTGGCGATGCGTGGACCATGAACGTGTGGGTCCGCTTCGACGAGCAGCCCGACAATCGCACGCTGTTGGTTGGCTTTGGCAACTGTGACGCACGAACGGGCGGTCAGGCCCGCTACTTCGCCAAATTTGCCAGCGGCGTCCATTTGTGGAGCCACAACCAGGACGTGCCCAGCCGAACGGCGTACGACACGGGCCGCTGGCAGATGATTACCGCGACCTACGACGGCGAGGTCGGCCGGCTCTACAAGGACGGCAAGCTCATCGGCGAGCGAGCCGTGCGACTGGCCGACGACGAGTCGAAGGTGCTCATCGCGCCCGTCGACCCGTGGGATGGGCGATATCGCTACGAGGGTGATCTTGCGAACCTGACCATCTGGGACCAGGCATTGACCGAGCACGCGATCAACACGCTCATGAGCCAACCGCCGCAATGA
- a CDS encoding PTS fructose transporter subunit IIC codes for MGVVVDELKKLRQHLLTGVSFAIPFIACGGILIALSLAFAPKIEGMGLGESLGTLEPIWARNLFQTTLAIGVAAFTLMLPVLGGYIAYSIAGKPGLVAGMLGGWFSGHLSVPWDPDAGEVSAGFLGAIVAGIIAGYVVQALKKIPTNRYVKPLMPILVIPVVSALVIGVLMLLVIGPPIASLMGWMTAGLEDMQGGSVVLLAALLGAMIAFDMGGPVNKVAFFFAAGLIQDGNIMVMGPVAAAICTPPLGLGLATVIARRMWREDQREAGLAALGMGMIGITEGAIPFAAADPLRVIPCIMLGSMTASVTAMLASVGNHAPHGGPIVLFVVENKLMYLVAIAIGTLVTAGSVLAVKKLTAGTPPEAAEKEDTR; via the coding sequence ATGGGCGTGGTCGTCGATGAACTGAAGAAGCTGCGGCAGCACCTGCTGACGGGCGTGTCCTTTGCCATCCCGTTCATCGCGTGCGGCGGCATCCTGATCGCCCTGTCGCTGGCGTTCGCACCAAAGATCGAAGGCATGGGCCTGGGCGAGAGCCTGGGCACGCTCGAACCGATCTGGGCGCGAAACCTGTTCCAGACGACGCTCGCGATCGGCGTGGCGGCATTCACGCTGATGCTTCCGGTGCTGGGCGGATACATCGCCTATTCCATCGCGGGCAAGCCGGGGCTGGTGGCAGGCATGCTCGGCGGATGGTTCAGCGGACACCTGAGCGTGCCATGGGACCCCGACGCCGGCGAGGTCAGCGCGGGCTTTCTTGGCGCGATCGTGGCGGGCATCATCGCGGGCTACGTGGTGCAGGCGCTCAAGAAGATTCCGACGAATCGCTACGTCAAGCCGTTGATGCCGATCCTGGTAATTCCGGTTGTCAGCGCACTGGTCATCGGCGTGCTGATGCTGCTGGTGATTGGTCCGCCCATCGCCTCGCTGATGGGCTGGATGACGGCCGGACTGGAAGACATGCAGGGCGGCAGCGTCGTACTGCTGGCGGCGCTGCTTGGGGCCATGATCGCCTTCGACATGGGCGGACCGGTCAACAAGGTTGCGTTCTTCTTTGCGGCCGGCCTGATCCAGGATGGCAACATCATGGTCATGGGCCCGGTGGCGGCGGCGATCTGCACGCCGCCGCTGGGGCTGGGGCTGGCGACGGTCATCGCTCGCAGGATGTGGCGTGAAGACCAACGGGAAGCCGGGCTGGCGGCGTTGGGCATGGGCATGATCGGGATCACCGAGGGGGCGATCCCTTTCGCGGCGGCCGACCCGCTGCGCGTGATCCCGTGCATCATGCTCGGTTCGATGACCGCGAGCGTGACGGCCATGCTGGCATCGGTGGGCAACCACGCGCCGCATGGCGGGCCCATCGTGCTGTTCGTGGTCGAGAACAAGCTGATGTATCTCGTGGCGATCGCGATCGGCACGCTCGTGACGGCCGGGTCGGTGCTGGCCGTGAAGAAGCTCACCGCCGGCACGCCGCCCGAGGCCGCCGAGAAGGAGGATACTCGATGA
- a CDS encoding PTS fructose transporter subunit IIB, with amino-acid sequence MKIVAVTACPTGIAHTYMAAEQLERAATAAGHEVQVETQGSMGIENELSTQAIDAADVVIFAVDIEVEKKERFEGKKIIQASVSEAIKKPEKLVARASE; translated from the coding sequence ATGAAGATCGTCGCCGTCACGGCGTGCCCGACGGGCATCGCCCATACGTACATGGCCGCCGAGCAACTCGAGCGGGCGGCGACCGCCGCCGGGCACGAGGTGCAGGTGGAGACGCAGGGCTCAATGGGCATCGAGAACGAACTGAGCACGCAGGCCATCGATGCCGCCGACGTGGTGATCTTCGCGGTGGACATCGAAGTGGAAAAGAAGGAACGCTTCGAGGGCAAGAAGATCATCCAGGCCAGCGTGTCGGAAGCCATCAAGAAGCCCGAGAAGCTCGTGGCCCGCGCGAGCGAGTAG
- the ptsP gene encoding phosphoenolpyruvate--protein phosphotransferase, with the protein MTHAAEHRFVCELPHGLHARPASVLAEAAGGFAATIEIVRDDGPIADARSVLSVVGLDVQQGDGFTIRAEGDDATDAVAALRTIIQTSLHDDGDETPNGVECRLPPVLRMLGVPHVPGLGVSSGGGMGRAVCVGGLTLPEAARTAKPASKDEELTAARRAVCAVTESLRTRASQTLDDMEASLLRAHAQIAGDAALWSAIEAQVDKGETAPRAVISAAEELAARLRSVDSAYVRERAVDVIDIAMQLVDELIPGSMSAACPGLEEDSVVFADMLTANQLLGMDRRHLRGLVLGPIGRTSHTVILARGMGLPCVIDVARAAGVARPGVHAVVDGDGGFVISPIDERVRRFYASEERTLQRRRDRERPLVCKPARTVDGRALEVGVTPVDAAETAQAVENGADGVGLFRTEFLYVHRDEPPGEAEQREVYEAVIDAAGDNPVILRTFDIGGDKPAPYLRLAREDNPFLGVRGVRLYERRPDLLDTQLRAMSAAAHGRPLRVMAPMVSTVAEMAWFRERVASVDEGMQVGMMVEVPAVALSLDRFAPHVDFVSLGTNDLCQYWMAADRGNVAVAGLGDELQPAFLRVLRRIVDDAHNAGVWVGVCGEMGGRVANVPIMLGLGVDEVSAGSADVAAIKLAVGEADAQRCRELVEAACQLDSPGDVRSMLAGFAWRAVRDGPPIIDAACIEVGVDAVSKAEAIKAAVDLLAISGRTERPREIEEAAWAREATYSTGLGYGFAVPHCKCASVKWPTLAVIKLNEPVDWEAMDDQPVHTVLLLAMPEGEAAGGGGAAHLKVFATLARRLMHEGFRDRMASCNDAASIEALLHEELGI; encoded by the coding sequence ATGACGCACGCGGCCGAGCATCGCTTCGTGTGCGAATTGCCCCATGGGCTGCATGCGCGACCGGCGAGCGTGCTGGCCGAGGCGGCCGGCGGGTTCGCCGCCACCATCGAGATCGTTCGCGACGACGGACCGATTGCCGACGCGCGGAGCGTGCTGTCGGTGGTCGGGCTGGACGTGCAACAGGGCGACGGATTCACGATCCGCGCGGAAGGTGACGACGCCACGGACGCCGTGGCCGCGCTGCGGACGATCATCCAGACGAGCCTACATGATGATGGGGACGAAACGCCGAACGGCGTCGAGTGCCGCCTGCCGCCCGTGCTGCGCATGCTCGGTGTGCCGCACGTGCCGGGCCTGGGGGTGAGCAGCGGCGGCGGCATGGGGCGCGCGGTCTGCGTTGGTGGCCTGACGCTGCCCGAGGCGGCCCGTACTGCGAAGCCGGCATCGAAGGATGAAGAGCTGACCGCTGCTCGCCGGGCCGTATGTGCGGTGACCGAGTCGCTCCGGACGCGGGCGAGCCAGACACTCGACGACATGGAGGCCTCGCTCCTGCGTGCGCACGCCCAGATTGCCGGCGATGCGGCGCTCTGGTCGGCGATCGAAGCGCAGGTGGACAAGGGTGAGACCGCCCCCCGCGCCGTGATCAGCGCGGCCGAGGAGTTGGCCGCCCGGCTGCGCAGCGTCGATAGCGCGTACGTTCGCGAGCGAGCGGTCGACGTGATCGATATCGCGATGCAGTTGGTGGACGAACTGATTCCCGGGTCGATGAGCGCGGCGTGTCCTGGCCTCGAAGAAGACTCGGTGGTCTTTGCGGATATGCTGACGGCCAACCAGTTGCTGGGCATGGATCGGCGGCACCTTCGGGGACTGGTGCTTGGACCGATCGGCCGCACGTCGCACACGGTGATCCTTGCCCGGGGCATGGGCCTGCCGTGCGTGATCGACGTCGCTCGGGCAGCGGGCGTAGCCCGGCCGGGCGTGCACGCGGTCGTCGATGGCGATGGCGGCTTTGTCATCTCACCCATCGACGAGCGGGTACGGCGCTTCTATGCGAGCGAAGAGCGCACGTTGCAGCGGCGCCGTGACCGCGAGCGACCGCTGGTGTGCAAGCCCGCCCGAACCGTCGACGGGCGCGCTCTGGAAGTTGGCGTGACGCCGGTGGATGCCGCCGAGACGGCGCAGGCCGTCGAGAACGGCGCCGACGGGGTCGGGCTGTTCCGCACCGAGTTTCTGTATGTCCACCGGGACGAGCCCCCGGGCGAGGCCGAACAGCGCGAGGTGTATGAAGCGGTCATCGACGCGGCCGGTGACAACCCCGTGATCCTGCGAACATTCGATATCGGCGGGGACAAGCCGGCGCCGTACCTCCGGCTGGCTCGAGAGGATAACCCGTTCCTCGGCGTACGCGGCGTGCGCCTGTACGAGCGGCGCCCCGACCTGCTGGACACGCAGCTGCGCGCGATGTCCGCCGCCGCGCACGGTCGGCCGTTGAGGGTGATGGCGCCGATGGTCTCGACGGTCGCCGAGATGGCGTGGTTCCGGGAACGCGTCGCTTCGGTTGACGAGGGCATGCAGGTGGGCATGATGGTCGAGGTTCCGGCGGTCGCTCTGTCGCTGGACCGCTTTGCGCCGCACGTCGATTTCGTGAGCCTTGGAACCAACGACCTGTGCCAGTACTGGATGGCCGCCGACCGCGGCAACGTCGCGGTGGCCGGCCTGGGCGACGAACTGCAGCCTGCGTTCCTGCGGGTGCTGCGGCGCATCGTCGATGATGCTCACAACGCTGGGGTGTGGGTGGGCGTGTGCGGCGAGATGGGTGGGCGCGTGGCCAACGTGCCGATCATGCTCGGCCTGGGTGTTGACGAGGTCAGCGCGGGCTCGGCCGACGTGGCGGCCATCAAACTCGCGGTTGGCGAAGCCGATGCGCAGCGCTGCCGGGAACTCGTGGAAGCGGCGTGCCAGTTGGATTCGCCCGGGGACGTCCGTTCAATGCTGGCGGGCTTCGCATGGCGGGCGGTGCGCGATGGGCCGCCGATCATCGATGCCGCATGCATCGAGGTTGGCGTTGATGCCGTCAGCAAGGCCGAAGCCATCAAGGCGGCGGTGGACCTGCTGGCGATCTCGGGGCGGACCGAGCGACCGCGGGAGATCGAAGAAGCCGCGTGGGCGCGCGAGGCGACGTATTCGACCGGGCTCGGCTACGGATTTGCCGTGCCACACTGCAAGTGTGCCTCGGTCAAGTGGCCGACGCTGGCGGTCATCAAGCTGAACGAGCCGGTCGATTGGGAAGCCATGGACGACCAGCCGGTGCACACGGTGCTGCTGCTGGCGATGCCCGAGGGCGAGGCGGCGGGCGGCGGCGGCGCAGCACACCTGAAGGTATTTGCCACCCTGGCCCGCAGGCTGATGCACGAGGGCTTCCGCGACCGGATGGCGTCGTGCAACGACGCGGCGTCGATCGAAGCGCTACTCCACGAAGAGCTTGGAATCTGA